In one Capricornis sumatraensis isolate serow.1 chromosome 1, serow.2, whole genome shotgun sequence genomic region, the following are encoded:
- the NT5DC4 gene encoding LOW QUALITY PROTEIN: 5'-nucleotidase domain-containing protein 4 (The sequence of the model RefSeq protein was modified relative to this genomic sequence to represent the inferred CDS: inserted 2 bases in 2 codons; substituted 3 bases at 3 genomic stop codons) codes for MASVDGGELREPRGEPQALEPDWHQWPREALALGVWGHPPLSRIFVSRSLAMGKTGCFGFDMDYTLAAYKSPAYETLAFEMLLESLVCIGYPHEILRNTYDPTFPARGLMFEALYGNLLKVDAHGNVLLGTHGFSSLSEAEVWSFYPSKFIQGDDLQGFHILKTLFNLPETYLSACXKDFFSGCSLYQVCDTGYQHGNLFMSFRSLFQDVTDAMDYVHLSGCLKEKTLEDLEKYLEKDAXIPVLLDKMKEVGKVFLGTNSSYNYRDAIMTYLLDAGEAEAAARPWRSYFGLIVVDTQKPHFFVEATVLRQVNMNMGKLCVGTXTSPHQHCAVCSGGTRSSDVVCELLGVRGKDXLYIGDHIFADILKSKKLQGXQTCLVVPELSRELGIWGREKERMEMLKRLDAHLADLYQHTDGSGYGLQLINSTEREIQMPDETAVEQERAGLIPAFSFFSCSQRVSGASHLPP; via the exons ATGGCCAGTGTGGACGGGGGAGAGCTAAGGGAGCCCAGAGGGGAGCCGCAGGCCCTGGAGCCGGACTGGCATCAGTG gcccagggaagccctggccctTGGAGTCTGGGGACACCCTCCCCTTTCCAGGATTTTTGTCAGCCGCAGCCTGGCGATGGGGAAGACTGGCTGCTTCGGCTTTGACATGGACTACACTCTGGCTG CTTACAAGTCCCCGGCTTACGAGACACTGGCCTTCGAGATGCTGCTGGAGAGCCTGGTGTGCATAGGGTACCCGCACGAGATCCTGCGCAACACCTACGATCCCACCTTCCCCGCCA GGGGGCTGATGTTCGAGGCGCTCTACGGAAACCTGCTGAAGGTGGATGCCCACGGAAACGTGCTGCTGGGCACTCACGGCTTCTCCTCCCTCTCGGA GGCGGAGGTCTGGAGCTTCTACCCCAGCAAGTTCATTCAGGGGGATGATCTGCAGGGGTTTCACATCCTCAAGACGCTCTTCAACCTGCCTG AAACCTACCTCTCTGCCT TGAAAGACTTCTTCTCTGGCTGCTCCCTATATCAAGT CTGTGACACGGGCTATCAGCACGGGAACCTCTTCATGTCCTTCCGAAGTCTCTTCCAAGATGTGACGGATGCCATGGATTATGTCCACCTTTCG GGCTGTCTCAAGGAGAAGACCTTGGAGGACTTAGAGAAATACCTGGAGAAGGAT GCATGAATCCCTGTCCTGCTGGACAAGATGAAGGAGGTGGGAAAAGTGTTCCTGGGCACGAACAGCAGCTACAACTACAGAGAT GCCATCATGACCTACCTGTTAGATGCTGGTGAG GCTGAGGCTGCAGCCAGGCCCTGGAGGTCCTACTTTGGTCTGATCGTGGTGGACACACAGAAGCCCCACTTCTTTGTGGAGGCCACAGTGCTGAGACAGGTCAATATG AACATGGGCAAGCTCTGTGTTGGTACCTAAACCAGCCCCCACCAGCACTGTGCTGTCTGCTCTGGAGGAACCA GGTCATCGGACGTGGTATGTGAGCTGCTCGGGGTGCGGGGGAAGG TCCTATACATCGGCGATCACATCTTTGCGGACATCCTCAAGTCCAAGAAGCTGCAGGGCTAGCAGACTTGTCTGGTGGTTCCTGAGCTGTCCCGGGAGCTGGGCATCTGGGGCCGAGAGAA AGAGCGAATGGAGATGCTGAAGAGGCTGGACGCGCATCTAGCAGACCTGTACCA GCACACAGATGGGAGTGGTTACGGCCTGCAACTCATCAACTCCACCGAGAGGGAGATTCAG ATGCCCGATGAGACAGCAGTGGAGCAAGAAAGGGCCGGTCTGATTCCCGCCTTCAGCTTCTTCTCTTGCAGCCAGAGG GTCTCAGGGGCCTCCCACCTACCTCCCTGA